ATATTATATATCTGTAGCGAACCTCCTGCATAACTTGTAACATACGCTATTTTTTTCTGGTCAGGAGATAGTTCAGGATCATAAGCAATTTCACCTACATTTATTTTTTTATGTTTCCCTGTTTCTAAATCTAATATCCCTATTTTCTCACTTCCATCTATTCCGGGTATTTCATAAGCAATTTTACCCTTCAGTCCCATCCTAGCTATTTTATTCTTCCAACCTGTTAAAAATGGAATAGACAAGACGACTGCAAAAATTATTAAAGATTTTATAAAAATCTTGTTATTCATATTCATTGCCTGTTAATTTCTTATAAGCCTCTTTTAGTTTCGTTAATCCCCATGTGTCTTTCTCTATCTCTATTACATTCGCAATTGCTTGCGCTGCGCTTTGATCCCCTATTTCTGCAAGCGCATCTGCTGCTTCTATTCTTAATAATCCCTCTTTTTCTAATGCCTCTATCAATGGCTGTACTGCTGACGTATCTTTTAGCATTCCCAATGCTATTGCTGCGTTACAAGCAACATAACTATCTTTATCTTTCAACGCATTTATCAATGATGGAACTGCTAGAATATTTCCAAGTTCTCCCAGCCACAAAGCTGACAGCAGTCTTATTGATTCATCTTCATCGCTTATTAAAATGCTTATAAAACTATCATACGCTTGTTGAGCTTTCATACTAGCTAATGAGCTTCCTGCTCTTATCCTTTCTGTAAGGTCTTTACTGTTATTTAACTGATCAAGTAGAGGAGCTATAGCTTCAGGCGCGTTTAGTAAGCCAAGCGCTAATGATATGGTAGAACGTAAGTTTGTATCCTCATTATCCAATTCTTCCAATAATGGTTCAATTGCTCTCGAATCACCTATCTTACCTAATGAGTAGGCTGCATTTGCTCTAATTTCCGAATCTTCAGAGTCATCTTTAACAACATTTATTAAACTGTCTACTGCTTTTGAATCCTCAATTTCTCCTAATATCTCTAAATACATTGATCTTAGCACGATATCTTTTGTTTCATCCTTTGCAGCTTCAATCAATTCATCTACCAGCTTCCCTCCTTCCTTCATAATCTTATCCGCTGATTCACAAATCTTATCCCAATCTCCTTCACTAACTCCATCTTCCAGTTCATGGACATAATCTCTTATTGTGAATTCAAAATCTACTTGGGCAAGATTTTCTGCATTGTCTTTTATCTCTATATGAACTCCTGTAACACCATACAACAAATCCTCTGCTGGCTTATAACTAATGCCTGTTTCTGTAATCGTAGCATGTGAAGTTTGGTCTATATTGCCTACTAATATCTTTGCTGTAGTTACATTTATTCCAGATCCAGAATCTGAATAACTGGCAGAAATCATCGGCTTTGTTTCAGTCGTCTCTGAACCATCTTCCGGCTGGATGTTTGATACTACTGGCGAGGTTACATCTACTCTAAAAGTTGATGTTATAATTGCTTCATTCCCTGTCTTGTCTTTTACTTCAATAGAAATTGTATGATTCCCATCTGAAAGCACTGTGGTTGGCGTATAACTTACCTTTCCGGTTATCTCATC
This genomic stretch from bacterium harbors:
- a CDS encoding HEAT repeat domain-containing protein — translated: MKKFPIFLLAFSIILISITPAHSWPWSKNRRPLPPKTATIQGQVTNSLTNQAISGATVQAGSYRASTNANGNYVIKNAKAWFWGRIYRVKAEANGYYSSSRWIYVRKGRIYTLNFRLRPKKPLILVKITAPKDNSYIKGTGLDVSVSWQGRAGIIDLYLDNSLAGSYRTWRWWHRAGNHTFKVDISVQQDGEHKLKAIAYRSHKRRGYKAESKEITFILDNTSPVISGISPENSALINSNQPEISAVLSDATSGIDKETIILKLNDVEVTATYDEITGKVSYTPTTVLSDGNHTISIEVKDKTGNEAIITSTFRVDVTSPVVSNIQPEDGSETTETKPMISASYSDSGSGINVTTAKILVGNIDQTSHATITETGISYKPAEDLLYGVTGVHIEIKDNAENLAQVDFEFTIRDYVHELEDGVSEGDWDKICESADKIMKEGGKLVDELIEAAKDETKDIVLRSMYLEILGEIEDSKAVDSLINVVKDDSEDSEIRANAAYSLGKIGDSRAIEPLLEELDNEDTNLRSTISLALGLLNAPEAIAPLLDQLNNSKDLTERIRAGSSLASMKAQQAYDSFISILISDEDESIRLLSALWLGELGNILAVPSLINALKDKDSYVACNAAIALGMLKDTSAVQPLIEALEKEGLLRIEAADALAEIGDQSAAQAIANVIEIEKDTWGLTKLKEAYKKLTGNEYE